The following coding sequences are from one Cercospora beticola chromosome 4, complete sequence window:
- the GAL7 gene encoding galactose-1-phosphate uridyl transferase, producing the protein MPDAILDDISHRRYNLLRGSWVLVSPHRTKRPWQGAQEEASKNTLPEYDPSCYLCPRNKRAQGDSNPDYNSTFVFVNDYSAVKEQQEEYDAPKENGTLASRLLKAESVTGKCYVITFSPSHNLTLADMPPQDIMPVIETWTKIYIAHLDPQSPLAGIAQQIPNGTAIGQPRDQYRYMQIFENKGAAMGCSNPHPHGQVWTTTSLPEEPSLELQNMQQYRRDQKGSHMLVDYAQLECEKGERTVFENRSFWAGCPWWATWPFEVMVIAKSHKRALVDFDQSEKEDLAEVLSEITRRYDNLFETNFPYSMGIHQAPLTGTDEEIEASHFHIHFYPPLLRSATVRKFLVGYELMAEPQRDITPEQAAKRLRDCGGDLYRKKL; encoded by the exons ATGCCTGACGCAATCCTCGACGACATCTCCCACCGCCGTTACAACCTGCTCAGAGGGTCATGGGTGCTTGTGTCGCCTCATCGGACAAAACGTCCATGGCAAGGAGCACAGGAGGAGGCGAGCAAGAATACATTGCCGGAATACGATCCTTCC TGTTATCTGTGCCCACGCAACAAGCGCGCACAAGGCGATTCGAACCCCGATTATAACAGCacattcgtcttcgtcaacgATTATTCAGCTGTCAAAGAGCAGCAGGAAGAGTACGATGCACCGAAGGAGAATGGCA CATTAGCGTCGCGTCTCCTCAAAGCCGAGAGCGTTACTGGCAAATGCTACGTGATCACATTCTCACCTTCGCACAACCTCACATTGGCCGACATGCCACCTCAAGACATCATGCCTGTAATAGAGACCTGGACCAAGATTTACATCGCCCATCTCGATCCTCAATCACCACTCGCTGGAATTGCACAACAAATACCCAACGGGACAGCCATTGGGCAGCCCAGAGACCAATACCGATACATGCAAATATTTGAGAACAAAGGCGCCGCAATGGGTTGCTCGAATCCTCACCCACACGGACAGGTCTGGACGACTACTTCTTTGCCAGAGGAGCCAAGCCTCGAGCTTCAGAATATGCAGCAGTATCGACGAGACCAGAAGGGGTCCCACATGCTGGTTGATTACGCGCAACTCGAATGTGAGAAGGGCGAGCGAACGGTATTCGAGAACCGAAGTTTCTGGGCTGGATGTCCCTGGTGGGCGACCTGGCCATTCGAGGTCATGGTGATCGCAAAGTCGCACAAGCGGGCTCTGGTCGACTTTGATCAAAGCGAAAAAGAGGATTTGGCTGAGGTTCTTTCGGAGATTACGAGGAGATATGACAACCTCTTCGAGACGAACTTCCCTTACA GCATGGGCATTCACCAAGCGCCCCTAACAGGCACAGACGAGGAGATTGAGGCTTCGCATTTCCACATCCACTTCTACCCACCTCTTCTCCGTAGCGCGACTGTCAGGAAATTCTTGGTTGGATACGAACTCATGGCAGAGCCACAACGCGATATCACTCCCGAGCAAGCTGCCAAGCGATTACGGGACTGCGGTGGCGATCTGTACCGCAAGAAGTTATAA
- a CDS encoding uncharacterized protein (BUSCO:EOG092628FW) has product MTSVAKRVSIPKNGVDYRGKIVLAPMVRSGECPSRLVALKYGADLVWGPETIDKALIGTTRHENPVTKAVDFTRISSNGAKNPSLNPDQRESVIYRLHPEREGKKLIYQIGTANPETAVEAAKLIAKDVAGIDVNAGCPKPFSTSGGMGAALLKTPDKLCAILRALVKEVGIPYEIGISVKIRILDTPEETQDLVRKLCETGIHGLTVHCRTTPMRPREAAIRDGRLKVVRETCHAAGVSCLINGDVTSRDEALKLISQYGVDGAMIATAAEQNPSVFRPESEGGKAPWDEVVKEYVKTALEVENRFGNTKYLLGQMIPGKVGAYKKMMSAKSYSSIVEVLGYEDLKETAVEVDRRLEIGAFEKPKMTKAERKKAMKEAAAAVVAKVTDGDDAKENEQLSEERQKLQNTAAGIKRTAEQAQLDTPPDIARERGPGSVSENVSTLAV; this is encoded by the coding sequence ATGACATCCGTGGCTAAGAGGGTTTCCATCCCCAAGAATGGCGTTGACTACAGAGGAAAGATCGTCCTGGCCCCTATGGTGCGCAGTGGCGAATGTCCATCGCGTTTGGTGGCACTCAAGTACGGTGCAGACTTGGTGTGGGGACCAGAGACCATTGACAAAGCGCTCATCGGTACGACGCGACACGAAAACCCAGTGACGAAAGCCGTCGACTTCACCAGAATATCCTCGAATGGAGCCAAGAACCCAAGTCTAAATCCCGACCAGCGCGAAAGTGTCATATACCGCCTGCACCCAGAACGAGAAGGCAAGAAACTCATCTACCAGATCGGAACTGCAAACCCAGAAACCGCAGTCGAAGCCGCGAAACTCATCGCAAAAGATGTCGCAGGCATCGACGTCAACGCAGGCTGTCCCAAACCCTTCAGCACCAGCGGCGGAATGGGCGCAGCCCTCCTCAAAACTCCCGACAAACTCTGCGCCATCCTTCGCGCCCTTGTGAAAGAAGTCGGTATACCCTACGAAATCGGCATCAGCGTGAAAATCCGCATCCTCGACACCCCCGAGGAAACCCAAGACCTCGTCCGCAAACTCTGCGAAACCGGTATCCATGGCCTAACAGTCCACTGCCGCACAACACCCATGCGCCCCCGCGAAGCCGCAATCCGCGACGGCCGTCTCAAAGTCGTTCGCGAAACATGTCACGCAGCCGGCGTCTCCTGCCTCATCAACGGCGACGTAACATCCCGCGATGAAGCATTGAAACTCATCTCCCAATACGGCGTCGACGGCGCCATGATCGCCACAGCAGCCGAACAAAACCCCTCAGTTTTCCGTCCCGAATCCGAAGGCGGCAAAGCTCCCTGGGACGAAGTCGTAAAAGAATATGTGAAAACCGCACTTGAAGTCGAAAATCGTTTCGGGAATACAAAGTATCTTCTCGGACAAATGATTCCTGGGAAAGTCGGAGCGTATAAGAAAATGATGAGTGcgaagagttatagttcGATTGTGGAAGTTTTGGGGTATGAGGATTTGAAAGAAACTGCTGTGGAAGTCGATCGGAGGTTGGAAATTGGGGCTTTTGAGAAGCCGAAGATGACTAAAgcagagaggaagaaggcgatgaagGAGGCTGCTGCGGCAGTTGTTGCTAAAGTCACGGATGGGGATGATGCCAAGGAAAACGAGCAACTGAGTGAAGAGAGGCAGAAGTTGCAAAATACTGCGGCGGGCATCAAGCGGACGGCCGAGCAGGCGCAACTGGACACGCCGCCTGATATTGCACGAGAGAGAGGACCTGGATCGGTATCGGAAAACGTTTCTACTTTGGCTGTATAG